The nucleotide window GCCCGGAGGGGCTCCAAGGGCTGGCAAGGGGGGGAGTGACTGGGCCAGGGTGACCCGGCCGGATCGGACGCCCGGCTGGGTGAAGCGGGGGCCGCCCCCGGCCTAGAGTGACCTCCTCTTTCCTCGCCGAGGCCCCCCGCGCCGCGCCCCTCACCCAGCACGCGCAGCCACGTGGCCCCTTTGCTGCTCCCCCAGGGGAAGGTGGCGAACTCGCAGGTGTAGTTGGCCTCGTCGTCGGCCCGGAGCCCCCGCAGCAGCAGGGTGGCGTCCTCCAGCTCCGCCTCCGTCTTCCTGGAGTTCCCGCTGACGAAGGCCATGCGCTGGCCGTGGGGTCCCGAGTTCGGGAAGCTGGCGCCGTGCTGGGGGTGGAAGACGGCCACGCTCTGGCTGCCGCCGTACCTGTCCCAGCGGAGCCACATGACCTGCGACACCTGGATCTTCGCCTCCCCAGACACGAGGCGGCAGGGCAGCTGCACGTCGTTCCCCAGGAGGCCCCGCACCTCGGCCGGCACCTGAACCTGCACGTTCTGGGCTCCTGGGGAGAGACGGGAGGGGGGCACGTGTGAGAGGCTGCGGCCTCCTCCTGTGGAGGCCCCTGGGCCGGTCACTCTAAGACGGCGGGAGGGGAGGCCCGTGGTGATGAGGCGCTCGAGCTCTCAGAACTGGGGAGCGAGCTGGGAGACGCGCcagtcagggaaggcttcttggaggaggtgggaTGAGAGATCAGAGAACCCACGGAGGGCTCTGAGCAGGGCACGGCGTAGGCTGCAGAATGCCGGATGTTCTCGTTCGACCCCCTCGccctacagatggggaaactgaggtccagagggaaAGGCCCTCGCTCGGCCCTCTGCCCACTCCTGCCAGAGCCGGGAGCCGCAGGGAACCCTCGGACTCGGGCCTGGCTCTGGGAGGAAGCAGAGGCCGCCGCTGGTGCACGCGGGGGAGCAAACTGAGGTCTGCAGGACCCAGGCGTCCTGATCCCCGGCCCTGCCCGCTTGGCCCGAAGCCCGAGGGCTCCAGAGGGCCAGGAAGGGCGTGGGGGACCCAGCGGACACCCATAAACCTGTCACCGTTTGGGCCGGGGCCTCCAGGCGAGGGAAGCTCGtgtccctcttctccccctccgCCTCCATCTCTGCTGGGTTGCCCGCCTGGGAAAGAGGCCTGGACTGCCAAGGCCAGAACTGGCGAGCAGCCCGGAGGGAGAACGCCCCGGTGCAGGTGTGGGGGTGGAGGCGGAGGAGAAGGA belongs to Gracilinanus agilis isolate LMUSP501 unplaced genomic scaffold, AgileGrace unplaced_scaffold39340, whole genome shotgun sequence and includes:
- the LOC123255107 gene encoding nectin-2-like, which produces TVGPYYFAGSPHATAGNPAEMEAEGEKRDTSFPRLEAPAQTVTGLWVSAGSPTPFLALWSPRASGQAGRAGDQDAWVLQTSVCSPACTSGGLCFLPEPGAQNVQVQVPAEVRGLLGNDVQLPCRLVSGEAKIQVSQVMWLRWDRYGGSQSVAVFHPQHGASFPNSGPHGQRMAFVSGNSRKTEAELEDATLLLRGLRADDEANYTCEFATFPWGSSKGATWLRVLAEPQNHAEPQEVTLGPGPMPMARCVSSGGRPAARISWFSPLAGKGTETRTAGPEPGTFTVTSRFISVPTPQADGAKVTCKVEHEALSEPVLLPLTLSVR